Genomic window (Synergistaceae bacterium):
AAATTTCCCACACCCCATAACCTACTCTTTCTTCTAAAATACGCTTGGGCAAATAAGGATGATAGCGCACTGCATATGGCCCAACAGACCTTAACTCAGATGTACTATGGTGGGATATACGACCATCTAGGCGGTGGCTTTTCACGCTACTCAACCGACAGGCAGTGGCTGGTGCCCCACTTCGAGAAGATGCTCTACGATAACGCCTTACTCCTACTTGCCTACAGCGAAGCCTTTAGTCTAACCAAAAACCATGAATTCAATACCATAATCGATGGCATCGCCCATTATGCCCTCCGTGATATGCAATCAAATAGCTGTGGGTTTTTCTCCGCCGAAGATGCCGATTCAGAAGGAGAAGAAGGCAAATTCTACGTCTTTGAATACGAAGAGCTGAAAGAAAAACTCCTTTCGGATGAACTACGGTGGTTAGAAGAAAACTACGGTGTGAGCCCGAGGGGAAACTTTGAAGGCAAAAACATACTGCACATCACCGGTGAGGGCAAGGGTGGCGATACAATACTGCCTAAGCTATATGATATAAGAAGCAAAAGACCACGGCCCTTCAAAGACACTAAAATATCCGTGTCTTGGAATGGCTTTATGATAGAAGCCCTGTGCCGTGCCGCAGAGGTAACAGGAAATAAGGATTATATCCACAGCGCGAAAAAGGCCGCGGATTTTATCTTGGAAAAGACCAAGGAAAGCGGAGAACTCTTCGGCGTGTATATTGAAGGGGCAAAGCCATCAAAGGCCTTTCTTTCAGATTATGCCAATTTTGCCAATGGCCTAATCGAGCTCTACAGGGCCACCCTGGATCTTAACTATCTTAAAGAAGCAAAATCCCTGGCTAGTAAAATGATCTCCCTCTTCTGGGACGATGAAAAGAGCTGTTTCTACATGACGAGTAAAGATGACAAGGAGGTGTTTCTTCGTCCCAAGGATGAACATGACGGCGCTATGCCTTCAGGTACCTCCTGCGCCCTCCAATGCCTTGATAACCTTACAAAACTAACTGGGGATACAAAGCTATCAGCTATGTACGAAAAAGCTTCCAAAGCCTTTATTAGCACTGCTGCCACTATGCCCGCCGCCTGTCTTCACTTCATTTCCTTGCTTCTAGAAAACACAATGCCCCATAGGCAAATAATAATTTGTGCACAAAAGAGCGATGATGAGGCAAGGCAG
Coding sequences:
- a CDS encoding thioredoxin domain-containing protein, with amino-acid sequence MAQQTLTQMYYGGIYDHLGGGFSRYSTDRQWLVPHFEKMLYDNALLLLAYSEAFSLTKNHEFNTIIDGIAHYALRDMQSNSCGFFSAEDADSEGEEGKFYVFEYEELKEKLLSDELRWLEENYGVSPRGNFEGKNILHITGEGKGGDTILPKLYDIRSKRPRPFKDTKISVSWNGFMIEALCRAAEVTGNKDYIHSAKKAADFILEKTKESGELFGVYIEGAKPSKAFLSDYANFANGLIELYRATLDLNYLKEAKSLASKMISLFWDDEKSCFYMTSKDDKEVFLRPKDEHDGAMPSGTSCALQCLDNLTKLTGDTKLSAMYEKASKAFISTAATMPAACLHFISLLLENTMPHRQIIICAQKSDDEARQVYSRIQKEYLPFTTLIFYGGSFEEKQIFPELKNYDTSHGFAAYVCENFSCQSPIYTPGELLNYLSLSAEKE